Proteins encoded in a region of the Thermodesulfobacteriota bacterium genome:
- a CDS encoding HDIG domain-containing metalloprotein gives MERRKDLGIDREGALSLMGEYLKKDNLQKHSFATEVIMRALAERLGYNADAWGIAGLLHDLDYEETKDTPSRHALETARILEGKGIDHEIIQAIKAHNGDALGIQRDTDFDFALTCAECITGLIVATTLVYPDKKITSVKAKSILKRMKQKEFARSVDRELIRECEKLNIPLEEFAELSLKAMQGIDKELGL, from the coding sequence ATGGAAAGAAGAAAAGATTTAGGTATTGATAGAGAAGGTGCCCTTTCACTTATGGGCGAATATCTGAAGAAGGACAACCTGCAAAAACACTCTTTTGCTACAGAGGTAATTATGAGGGCATTGGCGGAAAGACTGGGTTATAATGCTGATGCTTGGGGTATTGCAGGGCTTTTACATGATCTGGACTACGAAGAGACAAAAGACACCCCTTCCAGGCATGCACTGGAAACAGCAAGGATACTAGAGGGGAAAGGTATTGACCACGAGATAATCCAGGCCATCAAAGCCCACAATGGGGACGCACTGGGCATACAACGTGATACAGATTTCGACTTTGCCCTGACCTGTGCCGAGTGCATAACCGGTTTGATCGTTGCGACAACCCTGGTTTATCCTGACAAGAAGATCACCAGCGTTAAAGCCAAATCCATACTAAAAAGGATGAAACAAAAGGAATTTGCCAGAAGTGTTGACAGGGAGCTTATCAGAGAGTGTGAAAAGCTCAATATCCCCCTGGAGGAATTTGCAGAGCTGAGTCTCAAAGCCATGCAGGGAATTGATAAGGAGTTAGGGCTGTAA